From one Enterococcus sp. DIV2402 genomic stretch:
- a CDS encoding 6-phospho-beta-glucosidase, which produces MLRKDFLWGGAVAAHQLEGGWQEGGKGISVADVMTVGKHGVPRRITDGVLAGENYPNHEAIQFYHHYKEDVKLFAELGLKCFRTSIAWTRIFPKGDEIEPNEAGLQFYDDLFDECLKYGIEPVITLSHFEMPYHLVTEYGGWRNRKVIDFFARFAEVCFTRYQNKVNYWMTFNEINNQANYVEDFAPFTNSGLKYVEGEDREKIMYQAAHYELVASAKAVEIGHRINPDFQIGCMIAMVPIYPYSCAPKDMMAATVAMQRRYWFTDVHCKGEYPSYIDAYFERKEYQLDRTKEDLDLLKKGTVDYIGFSYYMSFAIKDSGKAPTFDYDEARDLVRNPNVEASDWGWQIDPMGLRYAMNWFNERYERPLFIVENGFGAIDEIDSVTNRVEDDYRIAYLKAHIEAMKEAVEYDGIDLLGYTPWGFIDLVSAGTGEMKKRYGFIYVDKDNEGQGTLARSKKKSFDWYQNVIATNGEEL; this is translated from the coding sequence ATGTTAAGAAAAGATTTCTTATGGGGTGGCGCAGTGGCTGCCCATCAATTAGAAGGTGGTTGGCAAGAAGGCGGCAAGGGTATTAGTGTGGCTGATGTGATGACTGTAGGAAAACATGGCGTTCCCCGTCGAATTACCGATGGCGTGTTGGCAGGCGAAAATTATCCTAACCATGAAGCCATTCAATTTTACCATCATTACAAAGAAGACGTGAAGTTATTTGCAGAATTAGGATTAAAATGTTTTCGAACATCGATTGCTTGGACAAGAATTTTTCCTAAAGGGGATGAAATAGAACCTAATGAAGCTGGATTACAATTTTATGATGATTTATTCGATGAATGTCTAAAATATGGCATTGAACCAGTCATCACATTGTCGCATTTCGAAATGCCGTATCACTTAGTTACAGAATATGGTGGGTGGCGTAATCGGAAAGTGATTGATTTCTTTGCACGTTTTGCAGAAGTTTGTTTTACACGCTATCAAAATAAAGTAAACTACTGGATGACATTTAACGAAATTAATAACCAAGCAAATTATGTAGAAGACTTTGCGCCGTTCACAAATTCAGGTTTGAAATATGTTGAAGGCGAAGACCGAGAAAAAATTATGTATCAAGCGGCACATTACGAATTAGTTGCTAGTGCGAAAGCTGTTGAAATTGGTCATCGAATCAATCCTGATTTTCAAATTGGCTGCATGATTGCAATGGTGCCAATCTATCCATATTCTTGCGCACCAAAAGATATGATGGCCGCAACAGTAGCCATGCAACGTCGTTATTGGTTCACGGATGTTCATTGTAAAGGCGAATATCCAAGTTATATCGATGCTTATTTTGAACGCAAAGAGTATCAATTAGACCGAACAAAAGAAGACTTAGACTTATTGAAAAAAGGCACAGTTGACTATATTGGTTTTAGTTATTACATGTCATTTGCGATTAAAGACAGCGGGAAAGCACCAACCTTTGATTATGATGAAGCTCGTGATTTGGTGCGAAACCCGAATGTAGAGGCTTCTGATTGGGGCTGGCAAATTGATCCAATGGGCTTGCGTTATGCGATGAATTGGTTTAATGAACGCTATGAACGCCCATTGTTTATTGTTGAAAATGGCTTTGGTGCAATTGACGAAATCGATTCTGTAACGAATCGAGTAGAAGACGACTACCGGATTGCTTACTTGAAAGCTCATATTGAAGCGATGAAGGAAGCTGTGGAATACGACGGAATTGATTTGCTGGGGTACACACCTTGGGGGTTTATCGATTTAGTTTCTGCGGGAACTGGGGAAATGAAAAAACGCTATGGCTTTATTTATGTTGATAAAGACAACGAAGGTCAAGGAACGTTAGCTCGCAGTAAGAAAAAATCATTTGATTGGTACCAAAACGTTATTGCAACGAATGGAGAAGAACTATAA
- a CDS encoding CPBP family intramembrane glutamic endopeptidase — protein MSTKKYSVLTILFYAAAFFSPAFLPATNQVFATMIAYLLGAAVLVILYLQQNEWLSFERKESNWLKVIAFGLGGIFVAIFLQNIVLQIEQLFGQEVASENTQNIIQIVLQQPLFAIAVMIGGPIMEEFVFRRAITGFLEKYLNVWLAISISSFLFALIHQDGHLLLYFALGFFFSLLYYNTGKIWTSILAHVGMNTLVVIANILLQSIELPK, from the coding sequence ATGTCCACAAAAAAATATAGTGTATTAACGATTTTATTTTATGCAGCTGCTTTTTTCTCGCCTGCTTTCTTACCCGCAACTAATCAAGTATTTGCCACGATGATTGCGTATCTTTTAGGAGCAGCTGTCTTAGTTATCTTATATTTACAACAAAATGAATGGCTATCTTTCGAAAGAAAAGAAAGCAATTGGTTAAAAGTCATTGCATTTGGATTAGGCGGAATTTTTGTAGCCATCTTTTTACAAAATATCGTCTTACAAATCGAACAATTATTTGGACAAGAGGTTGCTTCTGAAAATACGCAAAATATTATTCAAATTGTTTTACAGCAACCTCTTTTTGCCATTGCGGTGATGATTGGCGGACCTATCATGGAAGAATTTGTCTTCCGTCGTGCTATCACTGGTTTTCTTGAAAAATATCTGAATGTGTGGTTAGCAATTAGTATCAGCTCGTTCTTATTTGCACTCATTCATCAAGATGGGCATTTGTTATTGTATTTCGCCTTAGGATTTTTCTTTAGTCTACTCTATTACAACACTGGAAAAATCTGGACTTCTATTTTAGCGCATGTGGGGATGAATACCTTAGTTGTTATTGCCAATATACTTTTACAATCAATAGAACTTCCCAAATAA
- the groES gene encoding co-chaperone GroES, whose product MLKPLGDRVLIEVAKEEEKTVGGLVLASAAKERPQTGTVVAVGEGRVLDNGELAAVPVKVGDTVLFEKYAGSEVKYDGKEYLIFSAKDIVAIVE is encoded by the coding sequence GTGTTAAAACCATTAGGTGATCGTGTATTGATCGAAGTCGCAAAAGAAGAAGAAAAAACTGTCGGAGGACTTGTTTTAGCATCTGCAGCAAAAGAAAGACCGCAAACAGGAACGGTTGTCGCTGTTGGTGAAGGCCGCGTCTTAGATAATGGGGAACTAGCAGCTGTACCAGTTAAAGTTGGTGACACTGTTTTATTTGAAAAATATGCTGGTTCAGAAGTGAAATACGACGGTAAAGAATATCTGATTTTTTCAGCAAAAGATATTGTTGCAATCGTAGAATAA
- the groL gene encoding chaperonin GroEL (60 kDa chaperone family; promotes refolding of misfolded polypeptides especially under stressful conditions; forms two stacked rings of heptamers to form a barrel-shaped 14mer; ends can be capped by GroES; misfolded proteins enter the barrel where they are refolded when GroES binds): MAKDIKFAEDARSAMLRGVDKLADTVKVTLGPKGRNVVLEKSYGSPLITNDGVTIAKEIELEDHFENMGAKLVSEVASKTNDIAGDGTTTATVLTQAIVREGLKNVTAGANPLGIRRGIELATKAAVEELHNISSIVDSKEAIAQVAAVSSGSEQVGEYIADAMERVGNDGVITIEESKGIETELDVVEGMQFDRGYLSQYMVTNNDKMEAELENPYILITDKKISNIQDILPLLEQILQQSKPLLIIADDVDGEALPTLVLNKIRGTFNVVAVKAPGFGDRRKAMLEDIAILTGGTVITEDLGLDLKDATIDTLGQASKVVVDKDNTTIVEGSGTKEAIEARVQVIKNQITETTSDFDREKLQERLAKLAGGVAVIKVGAPTETELKELKLRIEDALNATRAAVEEGMVSGGGTALVNVINKVAALEADGDAATGIRIVLRALEEPVRQIAENAGYEGSVIIDRLKNAELGIGFNAATGEWVNMLDAGIVDPTKVTRSALQNAASVAALLLTTEAVVADKPEPAAPAAPAMDPSMMGGMM; the protein is encoded by the coding sequence ATGGCAAAAGATATTAAATTCGCAGAAGACGCTCGTTCAGCAATGCTACGAGGTGTAGATAAATTAGCAGATACAGTAAAAGTAACATTAGGCCCTAAAGGTCGTAACGTTGTTTTAGAAAAATCATATGGTTCTCCATTGATTACCAATGATGGGGTAACAATTGCTAAAGAAATCGAATTAGAAGATCATTTTGAAAATATGGGTGCAAAATTAGTTTCTGAAGTTGCCTCTAAAACAAATGATATTGCAGGTGACGGTACAACTACAGCTACTGTTTTAACACAAGCAATTGTTCGCGAAGGTTTGAAAAACGTTACTGCTGGCGCAAATCCATTAGGTATTCGTCGTGGGATTGAATTAGCAACAAAAGCTGCAGTTGAAGAATTACACAATATCTCTTCTATTGTTGACTCTAAAGAAGCAATTGCGCAAGTAGCGGCTGTTTCTTCAGGTAGTGAACAAGTTGGCGAGTATATCGCTGATGCGATGGAAAGAGTTGGTAACGATGGTGTTATCACAATTGAAGAATCAAAAGGAATTGAAACTGAATTAGATGTTGTAGAAGGTATGCAATTTGATCGTGGTTACTTATCTCAATATATGGTAACAAATAACGATAAAATGGAAGCAGAACTAGAAAATCCATACATCTTGATTACAGATAAAAAAATCTCAAACATTCAAGATATCTTGCCGCTATTAGAACAAATTTTACAACAATCAAAACCATTATTAATTATTGCAGACGATGTAGATGGCGAAGCTTTACCAACATTAGTCTTGAATAAAATTCGTGGAACATTTAACGTCGTTGCGGTAAAAGCACCAGGTTTTGGTGACCGTCGTAAAGCAATGTTAGAAGATATTGCTATTTTAACTGGTGGTACAGTGATTACTGAAGATTTAGGTTTAGATTTGAAAGATGCAACAATTGATACTTTAGGTCAAGCAAGCAAAGTAGTTGTTGATAAAGACAATACAACAATCGTTGAAGGTTCTGGTACAAAAGAAGCCATTGAAGCACGTGTTCAAGTTATTAAAAACCAAATTACTGAAACAACTTCTGATTTCGATCGTGAAAAATTACAAGAACGTTTAGCGAAATTAGCTGGTGGTGTAGCAGTAATTAAAGTTGGTGCACCAACTGAAACAGAATTAAAAGAACTAAAACTACGCATTGAAGACGCATTGAATGCTACACGTGCCGCTGTAGAAGAAGGCATGGTTTCTGGTGGTGGGACAGCTTTAGTGAATGTTATCAATAAAGTTGCTGCTCTTGAAGCAGATGGTGATGCTGCAACTGGTATCCGTATTGTTTTACGTGCGTTAGAAGAACCTGTACGCCAAATTGCTGAAAATGCTGGTTATGAAGGTTCAGTAATTATTGACCGCTTGAAAAATGCTGAATTAGGTATTGGTTTCAATGCTGCAACAGGTGAATGGGTAAACATGTTAGATGCTGGAATCGTTGACCCTACAAAAGTAACTCGTTCAGCGTTACAAAATGCCGCTTCGGTAGCTGCATTATTATTAACAACTGAAGCAGTTGTTGCTGATAAACCAGAACCAGCTGCACCAGCAGCGCCAGCAATGGATCCATCAATGATGGGCGGTATGATGTAA
- a CDS encoding HD domain-containing phosphohydrolase, producing the protein MIKDNIINTQAMNSLGSCQIKLIFDLENSVVDFRLQAMNESFAKMLHWKQEQIGEKLSSLLKEFPHEEKIWLSLCNYAIRYNKTHELTCFIASANEYFTMSAMPLNNKQMVLFLRLADEQLALQKETESRMEIVRIVEPLFESQNYALALLEFNEGIYRYVKSNELYMQLTGLKDLNAEPLSTVFKTDLRQKIEGYLDEAIQKNRLVQYERSYEVGERNFTLHTELTPIFSTYGIPYILSYSKDVSEVNKVKKENQQLSKRLRAMFDQHAAIKIIFDVKTEQILSVNPSACDFYGYTEEEFLKLRLSDINELWIDEFYKNYNNKGRGNTLLSSVPQTLKNGEKRLLDVYCSPIWDGSEHIHYVIAYDVTDRENLRQKLIHEEELLRITLQSIGDGVIAMNEQGNITSFNDEAAKITGWQSQEVLGKPFEDIFTIYDEKTHEKIDFKDNAMFYKDSQVKFEHTALLLTKDSRWLPITKSEAPIKDQNNDYQGVVIVFRDVQRELEHIQQIEFLSYRDPITKLYNRHYIEEHFDCFSQPSNFPITVVMADVNGLKLTNDVFGHKAGDELLKEIASVFNGVFSEEHIISRWGGDEFMMILPKTELVAAEEMVQKIRQMPITVPGIAGIKASVSLGFATITSPTKTIIEAMNEAEEYMYHQKLLDGKSYRHAIINSLLATLYEKSNETEEHSHRLVQYCHAIGKKMKLTSNELNELDLLCLLHDIGKVGIDPNVLNKPGRLTDSEWREMKRHAEIGYRIAQATPELAPFAHLILAHHERWDGQGYPRQLSKCEIPLACRILAVADSYDAMTNDRVYRKALSREAAIEEIRVNAGTQFDPAVVDVFLSILTDEE; encoded by the coding sequence ATGATTAAAGACAATATAATAAATACACAGGCAATGAATTCATTAGGAAGTTGTCAAATTAAACTAATTTTTGATTTAGAAAATAGTGTGGTCGATTTCCGATTACAAGCTATGAATGAAAGCTTTGCAAAAATGTTACATTGGAAACAAGAACAAATCGGAGAAAAACTTTCGTCACTTCTTAAAGAATTTCCTCATGAAGAAAAAATTTGGTTGTCTTTATGTAATTATGCAATTCGCTATAATAAAACACACGAATTAACTTGTTTTATAGCAAGTGCTAATGAATATTTTACAATGAGTGCGATGCCATTAAATAACAAACAAATGGTTTTGTTTTTACGATTAGCTGATGAACAACTAGCACTACAAAAAGAAACAGAATCACGGATGGAAATAGTGCGTATTGTAGAGCCATTATTTGAAAGTCAAAATTATGCCTTAGCATTACTAGAATTTAATGAAGGCATATATCGCTATGTAAAAAGCAATGAGTTATACATGCAATTGACGGGGTTAAAAGATTTAAACGCAGAACCGCTTTCGACAGTTTTCAAAACGGATTTGCGACAAAAAATAGAAGGTTATTTGGATGAAGCAATTCAGAAAAATCGTTTGGTTCAATATGAACGGAGCTATGAAGTAGGTGAGCGAAACTTTACTTTACATACAGAACTAACACCTATCTTTAGTACTTATGGGATTCCGTATATTTTGTCTTACAGTAAAGATGTTTCAGAAGTAAATAAAGTAAAAAAAGAAAATCAGCAACTAAGTAAAAGGTTACGAGCAATGTTTGACCAACATGCGGCAATCAAAATCATTTTTGATGTGAAAACTGAGCAAATTTTATCCGTGAATCCTTCTGCCTGTGATTTTTATGGATATACAGAAGAGGAATTTTTAAAGCTTCGACTATCAGATATTAATGAATTATGGATTGATGAGTTTTACAAAAACTACAATAATAAAGGGCGAGGAAATACATTATTAAGTTCAGTACCCCAAACGTTAAAAAATGGTGAAAAACGTTTATTAGATGTCTATTGTAGCCCGATATGGGATGGGAGTGAACATATCCACTATGTCATTGCATATGATGTGACTGATCGAGAAAATTTACGTCAAAAATTAATACACGAGGAAGAGTTGTTACGAATTACCTTACAATCGATTGGTGATGGTGTGATTGCAATGAATGAGCAAGGCAACATTACTAGTTTTAATGATGAAGCAGCCAAAATTACTGGGTGGCAAAGTCAAGAGGTTCTAGGTAAACCGTTTGAAGATATCTTCACTATTTATGATGAGAAGACGCATGAAAAAATTGATTTCAAAGATAACGCGATGTTCTATAAAGACTCACAAGTTAAATTCGAGCACACCGCATTATTATTAACGAAAGACTCTCGTTGGCTACCAATTACTAAAAGTGAAGCGCCAATTAAAGATCAAAATAATGACTATCAAGGCGTAGTGATTGTTTTTCGAGATGTGCAAAGAGAATTGGAACATATTCAACAAATTGAGTTTTTAAGTTATCGTGATCCGATTACAAAATTGTATAATCGTCATTATATAGAAGAGCATTTTGATTGTTTTAGTCAACCAAGTAACTTCCCGATTACTGTAGTGATGGCGGATGTCAATGGCTTGAAATTGACGAATGATGTGTTTGGTCATAAAGCAGGTGACGAATTATTAAAAGAAATCGCATCGGTTTTTAACGGTGTCTTTTCTGAAGAACATATTATTTCTCGATGGGGTGGCGATGAATTTATGATGATTTTACCGAAGACAGAATTGGTAGCAGCAGAGGAAATGGTGCAAAAGATTCGCCAAATGCCAATCACTGTTCCAGGTATTGCTGGGATCAAAGCTAGCGTATCTTTAGGTTTTGCGACAATCACAAGTCCTACCAAAACAATTATAGAAGCAATGAATGAGGCAGAAGAATATATGTATCATCAAAAATTACTTGATGGCAAAAGTTATCGTCATGCTATTATTAACAGCTTATTAGCGACATTATATGAAAAAAGCAATGAAACCGAAGAGCATTCTCATCGTTTGGTTCAATATTGCCATGCGATTGGGAAAAAGATGAAACTCACTTCGAATGAACTAAATGAATTAGACCTATTGTGTTTACTCCATGATATTGGTAAAGTGGGAATAGATCCGAATGTATTAAATAAACCAGGAAGATTGACTGACAGTGAATGGCGAGAAATGAAGCGTCATGCAGAAATCGGTTATCGTATTGCCCAAGCGACACCAGAATTAGCCCCCTTTGCTCATTTGATTTTAGCGCATCATGAGCGTTGGGACGGACAAGGATATCCACGCCAATTATCAAAATGTGAAATTCCACTTGCATGTCGCATTTTAGCAGTTGCTGATTCATACGATGCGATGACTAATGATCGAGTTTATCGGAAAGCTTTGTCAAGAGAAGCGGCAATCGAAGAAATTCGTGTCAATGCCGGAACGCAATTTGACCCTGCTGTAGTAGACGTTTTCCTGAGTATATTAACCGATGAAGAGTGA
- a CDS encoding HAD-IIB family hydrolase: MNIVFSDVDGTFQDFGQTVPPINLAAVRALHDQGDHFVFVTGRGYELAQELLTTTNLPCDIIFGNGAGIKLENEEPRLRNCLDHQVCLELLARLESENTFYFIHTDQGVFVNTITRYHTHFEDLHVKFEAELGTIGAEIMDYKEVYFTKECHNVLSVLTFIQEHPELNIIKIELMEADDLQKESLRDKLAIEGAYIFESYQQTLEVVNPLATKGAAILSYLKNFPKAKSYGFGDGENDVPMFEVVDVSVAMANANTDVKAVCMEQAGECAAGGLGTYIFDHLIQK; encoded by the coding sequence ATGAATATTGTATTTTCAGATGTGGACGGTACGTTTCAAGATTTTGGTCAGACGGTACCACCCATTAACTTAGCTGCGGTTCGAGCACTCCATGATCAAGGCGATCATTTTGTTTTTGTAACAGGAAGAGGTTATGAATTAGCACAAGAATTATTAACAACAACTAATCTTCCATGCGACATTATTTTTGGTAATGGTGCAGGAATTAAGTTAGAAAATGAAGAACCACGATTGAGAAATTGTCTCGACCATCAAGTGTGTTTAGAGCTTTTAGCTCGTTTAGAATCCGAAAATACATTTTATTTTATTCATACGGACCAAGGTGTCTTTGTGAACACGATTACGCGTTACCACACGCATTTTGAAGACTTGCATGTCAAATTCGAAGCAGAATTAGGAACGATTGGTGCCGAGATAATGGACTATAAAGAAGTCTATTTTACAAAAGAATGTCACAATGTTTTAAGTGTACTTACGTTTATACAAGAACATCCAGAATTAAATATCATTAAAATTGAATTGATGGAAGCAGATGATTTACAAAAAGAGAGTTTACGCGACAAATTAGCAATAGAGGGCGCGTATATTTTCGAGTCATACCAACAAACATTGGAAGTAGTCAATCCGTTAGCGACAAAAGGTGCGGCTATTTTATCTTATCTGAAAAATTTTCCAAAGGCGAAAAGTTATGGTTTTGGGGATGGCGAGAACGATGTGCCGATGTTTGAAGTGGTGGATGTTTCTGTTGCCATGGCAAATGCCAATACTGACGTTAAAGCCGTTTGTATGGAACAAGCTGGTGAATGTGCGGCAGGTGGGTTAGGAACCTACATTTTTGACCACTTGATTCAAAAATAA
- a CDS encoding nicotinate phosphoribosyltransferase, producing the protein MQKTYTDDSLTLHTDLYQINMMQTYWELGRADLHAIFECYFREMPFKHGYAVFAGLERLVKYLENLTFTETDLAYLREVGGYSEDFLTYLKEFKFSCTVRSVKEGDLVFNNEPLIQVEGPLAQAQLIETALLNMVNFQTLIATKAARIKSVIGDDPLLEFGSRRAQEMDAAIWGTRAAFIGGADATSNVRASKIFGIPASGTHAHSLVQSYGNDYDAFMAYAKTHKECVFLVDTYDTLKSGVPNAIRVAKEMGDKIDFLGVRIDSGDMAYISKKVREQLDEAGFTEAKVYASNDLDESTILSLKMQKAKIDVWGVGTKLITAYDQPALGAVYKLVAIENEEGILEDTIKLSSNAEKVSTPGKKQVWRITRKVDGKSEGDYVTLWDEKPTEQESIFMFHPVHTYINKTVTDFEARPLLQDIFVEGKLIYELPDLEHIKAYSHQCLDALWDEYKRDLNPQPYPVDLSQECWNHKMAIMDKVRKQVQAFNEQGGANL; encoded by the coding sequence ATGCAAAAAACATATACAGATGACAGTTTGACTTTACACACCGATTTATATCAAATTAATATGATGCAAACTTATTGGGAATTAGGCCGTGCCGATTTACATGCAATTTTTGAATGTTATTTTAGAGAAATGCCTTTTAAACATGGATATGCCGTTTTTGCGGGATTAGAACGTCTGGTAAAATATCTAGAAAATTTAACCTTTACAGAGACTGATTTGGCTTATCTACGGGAAGTAGGCGGCTATTCTGAAGATTTTTTGACGTATTTAAAAGAGTTTAAATTTAGTTGCACGGTTCGCTCAGTTAAAGAAGGCGATTTGGTGTTCAACAATGAACCATTGATTCAAGTAGAAGGCCCTTTAGCCCAAGCACAATTAATTGAAACAGCTTTATTGAATATGGTAAATTTCCAAACCTTGATTGCGACAAAAGCAGCTCGCATTAAATCAGTGATTGGCGATGATCCTTTATTAGAATTTGGTTCTCGTCGGGCACAAGAAATGGATGCAGCGATTTGGGGAACACGTGCAGCCTTTATTGGCGGTGCTGACGCAACAAGTAATGTTCGTGCAAGTAAAATTTTTGGTATACCAGCAAGTGGTACTCATGCGCATTCATTGGTTCAATCTTATGGCAATGATTACGACGCATTTATGGCATATGCCAAAACACATAAAGAGTGTGTCTTTTTAGTAGACACGTATGATACCTTGAAATCAGGAGTTCCTAATGCTATTCGTGTCGCAAAGGAAATGGGCGACAAAATTGACTTCTTAGGTGTACGGATTGATAGTGGAGATATGGCGTACATTTCGAAAAAAGTCCGAGAACAATTAGATGAAGCTGGTTTTACTGAAGCAAAAGTGTATGCTTCAAACGACTTAGATGAAAGTACTATTTTAAGTTTAAAAATGCAAAAAGCAAAAATTGACGTATGGGGCGTAGGAACAAAATTAATTACGGCCTATGACCAACCTGCTTTAGGAGCTGTGTATAAATTAGTAGCCATTGAAAATGAAGAAGGCATCTTAGAAGACACCATTAAATTATCTAGTAACGCAGAAAAAGTTTCTACACCAGGAAAAAAACAAGTGTGGCGGATTACTCGTAAAGTAGATGGTAAATCAGAAGGTGATTATGTCACTTTATGGGATGAAAAACCAACAGAACAAGAGAGTATCTTTATGTTCCATCCAGTTCATACGTACATTAATAAAACCGTCACAGATTTCGAAGCACGTCCATTATTGCAAGATATTTTTGTGGAGGGAAAATTGATTTATGAATTACCTGACTTAGAACATATCAAAGCGTATTCTCATCAATGTTTAGATGCTTTATGGGATGAATACAAACGAGACTTAAATCCACAACCGTATCCTGTCGATTTATCACAAGAATGTTGGAACCATAAAATGGCAATTATGGATAAAGTTCGTAAGCAAGTTCAAGCATTTAATGAACAAGGAGGAGCGAATTTATGA
- the nadE gene encoding ammonia-dependent NAD(+) synthetase — MSLQEEIIQELGVKPEIDAYTEVRRSIDFLKSYLVKHPFLKTFVLGISGGQDSTLAGRLAQLAMEEMRHETNDSDYHFIAVRLPYGEQVDEEDAKKAMTFINPDSQLAVNIKPAVDAQVASLEAVGVTVSDFNKGNIKARQRMITQYAIAGEFSGAVLGTDHAAENVTGFFTKFGDGGADILPLFRLNKRQGRQLLAELESPEELYSKIPTADLEDGKPLIADEVALGITYDEIDDYLEGKTISPEAQAILENWWRKGEHKRHLPITVLDDFWK, encoded by the coding sequence ATGAGTTTACAAGAAGAAATTATTCAAGAATTAGGCGTAAAACCAGAAATTGATGCCTATACAGAAGTTCGTCGCAGTATTGATTTTTTAAAATCGTATTTAGTGAAGCATCCTTTTTTAAAAACCTTTGTATTAGGTATTAGTGGCGGACAAGATTCAACTTTAGCTGGGCGATTGGCACAATTAGCGATGGAAGAAATGCGTCATGAAACCAATGATTCAGATTATCATTTTATTGCAGTGCGCTTACCTTATGGCGAACAAGTGGATGAAGAGGATGCAAAGAAAGCAATGACCTTCATTAATCCAGATAGTCAATTAGCTGTTAATATCAAGCCAGCTGTTGATGCACAAGTCGCGTCTTTGGAAGCCGTGGGTGTGACAGTTTCTGATTTTAATAAAGGAAATATTAAAGCAAGACAGCGAATGATTACACAATATGCCATTGCGGGTGAATTTTCGGGTGCTGTCCTTGGAACCGATCATGCGGCAGAAAATGTGACAGGATTCTTTACGAAGTTTGGTGATGGTGGTGCAGATATTCTACCACTTTTCCGTTTGAATAAGCGTCAAGGCCGTCAATTGTTAGCTGAACTTGAGTCTCCAGAAGAATTGTATTCAAAAATACCAACTGCAGATTTAGAAGATGGCAAACCACTGATTGCAGATGAAGTCGCGTTAGGTATTACGTACGATGAAATTGATGATTATTTAGAAGGAAAAACTATTTCTCCAGAAGCTCAAGCAATTTTAGAGAATTGGTGGCGTAAAGGCGAGCACAAACGTCATTTGCCGATCACAGTTTTAGATGACTTTTGGAAGTAA